The genomic DNA GCCCCAGCAACAAATGCTTTTCTAGAGTTATTTTTTGCTTCTTGCATCATATCCTCTATAGCAAGGGTTGCTGTTACCCCAAGTCTTGGTACATCAGTTATGTCTAATATCAGAATTTTGTAATTTCTTACAAGATTCATCCTGTCAGAGATGCCTTTTGCCGCACCAAAACTAAGTGGCCCTTTGAGTCTAAATAGCATTACTTCTCCAGAACATCTATCAAGTAGAGCTTTTTCATCCGCGGGCAATGTATTTTGACCTTGAGTATTACCTGTTAATGAAGGATTATCCTCTTCCATACCTTCTAGTTGAGTTTCAGTAATTGAATCAATAGTGAGCATGTTTGCAATAAATACACCAACTAATACTGCCCAAATTAAATCCCAAAAAACAGTCATTAGGAGTACTCCATACATAACAACTGAAGTTTTTAGAGATAGTTTATGGGCCCTGCGCAAGAATCCCCAGTCAATAATATCCAATCCAACCTTGATAAGAATACCGGCTAAAAGAGCTGTAGGTATTTTTTCTGCTAATGGTCCTGCACCAACTAAAACTATTAACAAAACTATTGAGTGAACCATTCCAGATAAAGGAGTAGATCCGCCAGATTTTACATTTATAACAGTTCTCATTGTTGCGCCTGCACCAGGTAAGCCTGAAAAAAGACCTGCCACAGCATTTCCTATCCCCTGTCCAATAAGTTCTCTATCAGAATTGTGCTTCGTTTGAGAAATATTGTCTGCGACTAAGGATGTCAGTAAAGAATCAATTGCTCCAAGTACGGCTAATACAAGACCTGCCTTGAAAATAATAGGAAAATACTGGTTGAAACTAGGAAAATCTAAAGATGGAACTCCTCTAGGAATTTCTCC from Prochlorococcus marinus CUG1416 includes the following:
- a CDS encoding SulP family inorganic anion transporter, which codes for MKIINGFHLNNIRGDILGGITAAVVALPLALAFGNAALGPGGAIYGLYGAVVVGFLAALFGGTPAQVSGPTGPMSVTVAGVVAGLAAVGVPTDLSAKQILPLVMAAVVIGGLLQILFGILKLGKYITLVPYSVVSGFMSGIGVIIIALQIGPLLGISTRGGVVDSLTTVFSNFQPNGAAIGVAIMTLGIVFLTPRKITQWVPSPLLALLIVTPISMFFGGTIDRIGEIPRGVPSLDFPSFNQYFPIIFKAGLVLAVLGAIDSLLTSLVADNISQTKHNSDRELIGQGIGNAVAGLFSGLPGAGATMRTVINVKSGGSTPLSGMVHSIVLLIVLVGAGPLAEKIPTALLAGILIKVGLDIIDWGFLRRAHKLSLKTSVVMYGVLLMTVFWDLIWAVLVGVFIANMLTIDSITETQLEGMEEDNPSLTGNTQGQNTLPADEKALLDRCSGEVMLFRLKGPLSFGAAKGISDRMNLVRNYKILILDITDVPRLGVTATLAIEDMMQEAKNNSRKAFVAGANQKVKERLAKFGVEGIIETRKEALETALNEIA